From the genome of Bacteroides sp. MSB163, one region includes:
- the recF gene encoding DNA replication/repair protein RecF (All proteins in this family for which functions are known are DNA-binding proteins that assist the filamentation of RecA onto DNA for the initiation of recombination or recombinational repair.) encodes MILKRISILNYKNLEQVELLFSPKLNCFFGQNGMGKTNLLDVIYFLSFCKSSGNPIDSQNIRHDQEFFVIQGFYEAPDGTPEEIYCGMKRRQKKQFKRNKKEYTRLSDHIGFLPLVMVSPADSELIAGGSDERRRFMDVVISQYDKEYLEALIRYNKALAQRNTLLKSEVPVEEELFLIWEEMMAQAGEIVFRKREAFISEFIPIFQSFYSFISQDKEQVGLTYDSHARDASLLDVIKASRVRDQIMGYSLHGIHKDELNMLLGDFPIKREGSQGQNKTYLVALKLAQFDFLKRTGTTVPLLLLDDIFDKLDASRVEQIIKLVAGDNFGQIFITDTNREHLDRILHKVGSDYKMFQVDQGGITEREEDEA; translated from the coding sequence ATGATACTGAAACGTATATCCATACTTAATTATAAGAATCTGGAACAAGTTGAGCTCTTGTTCTCACCCAAGTTGAACTGTTTTTTCGGACAGAACGGCATGGGAAAAACGAATTTGCTCGATGTCATTTATTTCCTTTCATTTTGTAAGAGTTCGGGCAATCCCATTGACTCGCAAAACATCCGCCATGATCAGGAATTCTTTGTCATCCAAGGCTTCTATGAAGCTCCTGACGGTACGCCGGAAGAGATTTATTGCGGTATGAAGCGCAGGCAAAAGAAACAATTCAAGCGGAATAAAAAGGAATATACCCGCTTGTCCGATCATATCGGATTCTTGCCTCTGGTCATGGTTTCTCCTGCCGACTCTGAATTGATTGCCGGAGGCAGTGACGAGCGTCGGCGCTTTATGGATGTCGTAATTTCGCAGTATGATAAAGAGTATCTGGAAGCTCTGATACGCTATAATAAAGCGTTGGCTCAACGAAATACTTTGCTGAAAAGTGAAGTGCCGGTAGAAGAAGAGTTGTTCCTCATTTGGGAAGAGATGATGGCACAGGCCGGTGAGATTGTTTTCCGTAAGCGGGAGGCTTTTATCAGTGAATTCATTCCTATTTTCCAGTCATTTTATTCTTTTATTTCACAAGATAAGGAGCAGGTAGGGTTGACTTATGATTCGCATGCCCGTGACGCATCCCTGTTAGATGTAATAAAAGCAAGTCGTGTGCGTGATCAGATTATGGGATACTCTCTGCATGGAATTCACAAAGATGAACTGAATATGCTTCTGGGTGATTTTCCTATCAAGCGGGAAGGTTCGCAAGGGCAAAACAAAACCTATCTTGTTGCCCTGAAATTGGCTCAGTTTGATTTCCTGAAAAGGACTGGCACCACAGTACCTTTGCTTCTGCTGGATGATATCTTCGATAAACTGGATGCCTCCCGCGTAGAGCAGATCATCAAGTTGGTAGCCGGTGATAACTTCGGGCAGATATTCATAACAGATACGAACCGGGAACATCTGGATCGCATTCTTCATAAGGTAGGCAGCGATTACAAAATGTTCCAGGTAGATCAAGGGGGCATAACGGAACGGGAGGAGGATGAAGCATGA
- a CDS encoding DciA family protein, whose product MKRNDAEQIGKLIRTFLRQESLESPLNEQRLINSWAEILGPTIASYTRELYIRNQILYVHLTSAALRQELMMGRDLLVRNLNRHVGAQVITNIIFR is encoded by the coding sequence ATGAAGCGTAACGATGCCGAACAAATAGGTAAACTGATACGTACTTTCCTTCGGCAGGAGAGTCTGGAATCGCCACTCAATGAACAGCGGCTCATCAATTCATGGGCAGAAATCCTTGGCCCCACTATTGCTTCTTATACCCGCGAACTCTATATCCGCAATCAGATTTTATATGTCCATCTGACTTCTGCCGCCCTGCGCCAGGAACTGATGATGGGACGTGATTTGCTGGTACGCAACCTGAACCGCCACGTAGGTGCGCAGGTAATCACGAATATCATATTTAGATAG
- a CDS encoding histidinol-phosphatase: protein MKTNYHTHTTRCMHATGSDEDYVLSAIKGGYQELGFSDHTPWKYHTDYVADMRMLPEELPGYVESLRSLREKYRDQISIKIGLECEYFPAYIHWLKEKIKEYQLDYILFGNHHYHTDEKFPYFGHHTENLDMLELYEESAIEGMESGLFCCLAHPDLFMRSYPQFDRHCKLISRHICRTAARLHIPLEYNIGYVAYNEAHNLQTYPCPDFWHIAANEGCTAIIGLDAHNNKDLETPVYYNRAIDELKALKIQRVDSLSLITHH from the coding sequence ATGAAAACAAATTATCACACTCATACTACCCGTTGCATGCACGCTACGGGTAGCGACGAAGACTACGTGCTCAGCGCCATCAAAGGCGGCTATCAGGAACTAGGATTTTCAGACCACACTCCATGGAAGTACCACACCGATTATGTGGCTGACATGCGTATGCTCCCCGAAGAATTACCCGGATACGTAGAAAGCCTACGCTCGCTCCGCGAGAAATACCGGGATCAGATCAGTATCAAAATCGGATTGGAATGCGAGTATTTTCCCGCTTATATTCATTGGCTGAAAGAAAAAATCAAAGAATATCAACTGGATTATATCTTGTTCGGCAATCACCATTACCATACAGATGAGAAGTTCCCTTACTTCGGGCATCATACCGAGAACCTCGATATGCTGGAACTCTATGAAGAGAGTGCCATCGAGGGAATGGAAAGTGGTTTATTCTGCTGTTTGGCTCACCCAGATTTATTCATGCGCTCATATCCTCAGTTCGACCGCCACTGTAAGCTAATCAGCCGCCATATCTGCCGCACAGCCGCACGCCTCCATATTCCGCTGGAATATAATATCGGTTATGTAGCTTATAATGAGGCGCACAATTTGCAGACTTATCCCTGTCCGGACTTCTGGCACATTGCTGCCAATGAAGGTTGTACTGCTATCATCGGACTGGATGCGCATAACAATAAAGACTTGGAAACGCCTGTTTATTACAACCGTGCCATAGATGAATTGAAAGCATTGAAGATACAGAGAGTGGATAGTTTATCACTAATCACTCACCACTAA
- a CDS encoding 5-formyltetrahydrofolate cyclo-ligase, whose translation MALLKTRHGLTTTHQSQSAEILAALEAHPAFRAAHIVLLYYSLKDEVDTHEFVRKWSREKRILLPVVVGDDLELRVYTGPEDLATGSYGIEEPTGELFTDYAAIDFVAVPGVAFDNAGNRLGRGKGYYDRLLPRLTAFKAGICFPFQLVEEVPAEPFDIRMDTIITIQ comes from the coding sequence ATGGCATTGTTAAAGACCCGGCACGGGCTTACCACTACGCATCAATCCCAGTCTGCTGAAATACTTGCCGCCCTGGAAGCCCATCCGGCTTTCAGGGCGGCACATATCGTCCTGCTCTATTATTCACTGAAGGACGAAGTCGATACGCATGAATTTGTCCGGAAGTGGAGCCGTGAAAAACGGATATTACTTCCAGTTGTCGTAGGTGACGATCTGGAATTGCGTGTCTATACCGGTCCCGAAGATCTGGCAACAGGAAGTTATGGTATTGAAGAACCTACCGGAGAACTCTTCACCGACTATGCAGCTATCGACTTTGTCGCCGTTCCCGGCGTAGCTTTCGATAACGCAGGTAACCGTCTGGGTAGAGGCAAAGGTTATTATGACCGACTGCTCCCCCGCCTCACGGCTTTCAAAGCCGGCATCTGTTTTCCTTTTCAACTAGTGGAAGAAGTGCCTGCGGAGCCATTCGACATCCGCATGGATACGATTATAACAATTCAATGA
- a CDS encoding S41 family peptidase, translating to MSTKNSSRFTPLVIAISVVMGILIGTFYARHFAGNTLGIINGSSNKLNALLRVVEDQYVDTVNMTDLVEKAMPQILAELDPHSTYIPAQNLEEVNSELEGSFSGIGIQFTIQDDTIHVNSVIQGGPSEKVGLMAGDRIVMVDDSLFAGIKLTNEKAMRTLKGPKGTKVKLGVKRATEKDLLDFVITRGDIPQNTIDAAYMLSNDYGYIQISKFGRTTHVELLNAIAQLSHQNCKGIIIDLRDNTGGYMEAAVRMVNEFLPEGQLIVYAQGRKYPRMEDYANGTGSCQKMPLVVLTNESSASASEIFAGAIQDNDRGTIVGRRSFGKGLVQQPIDFSDGSAIRLTIARYYTPSGRCIQRPYKNGKDAKYEMDWLTRYEHGEFFSKDSIKLDENLRYSTRLGRPVYGGGGIMPDVFVPQDTTGTSSYLIEVLNKGLTLQFSFQYSDRNRAKLNEFENEEDMLKYLRQQGIVEQFIRFADSKGVKRRNILIHKSYKLMERNLYGNIIYNILGREPYIRYINQGDPTVQKALEILENGEAFPKAPEDVVKEETKDEGKKKRTAEAYGIVKDPARAYHYASIPVC from the coding sequence ATGAGTACAAAAAACTCTTCCCGCTTTACCCCGCTCGTCATTGCAATCAGCGTGGTAATGGGAATTCTGATCGGAACATTTTATGCCAGGCATTTCGCCGGAAATACGCTGGGCATTATTAATGGCTCGTCCAACAAGCTGAATGCTTTGTTGCGGGTTGTTGAAGACCAGTATGTAGACACCGTCAACATGACGGACCTTGTGGAAAAAGCAATGCCACAGATATTGGCTGAGTTAGACCCCCACTCTACTTACATTCCTGCCCAGAATCTGGAGGAAGTTAATTCAGAGTTGGAAGGCAGCTTCAGCGGTATCGGTATTCAATTCACCATTCAGGATGATACGATTCATGTGAACAGTGTCATTCAGGGTGGTCCGTCCGAGAAGGTAGGACTGATGGCGGGTGACCGCATCGTTATGGTAGACGACAGCCTGTTCGCCGGAATAAAACTGACCAATGAGAAAGCCATGCGCACTTTGAAAGGTCCAAAAGGAACCAAAGTAAAACTGGGTGTCAAACGTGCTACAGAAAAAGATTTGCTGGACTTCGTCATCACCCGCGGTGATATTCCACAGAATACAATTGATGCAGCTTATATGCTCAGCAATGATTATGGATACATTCAAATCAGTAAGTTCGGACGTACCACTCATGTAGAATTGCTGAATGCTATCGCTCAACTCAGTCATCAGAATTGTAAGGGAATTATTATTGACTTGCGCGACAACACCGGTGGTTACATGGAGGCTGCCGTGCGTATGGTGAATGAGTTCCTGCCGGAAGGACAACTTATTGTCTATGCCCAGGGACGCAAATACCCCCGTATGGAAGATTATGCCAACGGAACAGGCAGTTGCCAGAAAATGCCTTTGGTTGTGCTGACCAATGAAAGTTCGGCATCCGCCAGTGAGATCTTTGCAGGAGCCATTCAGGATAATGACCGTGGTACAATCGTAGGACGCCGTTCCTTCGGAAAAGGATTGGTACAACAACCGATTGACTTCAGCGATGGCTCTGCTATCCGCCTGACAATCGCCCGCTACTATACTCCATCCGGCCGTTGCATACAACGTCCGTATAAGAACGGTAAGGACGCCAAGTACGAAATGGATTGGCTGACCCGCTACGAGCATGGTGAATTCTTCTCTAAGGATAGCATCAAGCTGGACGAGAATTTACGCTACTCCACCCGTTTGGGACGTCCCGTTTACGGTGGTGGTGGTATTATGCCGGACGTATTCGTACCGCAGGATACCACAGGAACCTCTTCTTATCTGATTGAAGTGCTCAATAAAGGACTGACTTTACAGTTCAGTTTCCAGTATTCCGACCGCAACCGGGCTAAACTGAATGAGTTCGAAAATGAAGAAGACATGCTGAAATATCTTCGTCAGCAAGGCATCGTAGAACAGTTTATCCGTTTTGCAGACAGCAAAGGAGTGAAGAGACGCAATATCCTTATTCACAAGTCCTACAAGCTGATGGAAAGAAACCTTTATGGAAACATTATCTATAATATATTAGGCAGGGAGCCTTATATAAGGTATATCAACCAGGGCGATCCTACCGTACAAAAGGCATTGGAAATTCTGGAGAACGGCGAAGCATTTCCCAAAGCTCCGGAAGATGTTGTGAAAGAAGAAACGAAAGATGAAGGAAAGAAAAAAAGAACTGCGGAAGCGTATGGCATTGTTAAAGACCCGGCACGGGCTTACCACTACGCATCAATCCCAGTCTGCTGA
- a CDS encoding dCMP deaminase family protein: MEGSAKEKQEALDKRYIRMASIWAENSYCKRRQVGALIVKDKMIISDGYNGTPAGFENVCEDDNNVTKPYVLHAEANAITKIACSNNSSDGATMYVTASPCIECSKLIIQAGIKRVVYSEKYRLEDGIELLKRAGIEVVYVATRDELQATSKE, from the coding sequence ATGGAAGGTTCTGCTAAAGAAAAACAAGAAGCGCTGGACAAGCGTTATATACGTATGGCAAGTATCTGGGCGGAAAATTCATATTGTAAACGCCGCCAGGTAGGTGCACTCATCGTCAAAGATAAAATGATCATTTCTGACGGGTATAACGGAACGCCTGCCGGTTTTGAAAATGTATGTGAAGATGATAATAACGTTACCAAACCTTACGTGTTGCATGCCGAGGCGAATGCAATCACAAAGATAGCATGCTCTAATAACAGCAGCGACGGTGCCACTATGTATGTCACCGCTTCACCATGTATCGAATGTTCCAAACTGATTATCCAGGCAGGTATCAAACGGGTGGTTTACTCCGAGAAATACCGTTTGGAAGACGGTATCGAACTTTTGAAGCGTGCAGGTATCGAGGTAGTATATGTAGCTACACGTGATGAGCTACAGGCTACAAGTAAAGAATAA
- a CDS encoding DUF4847 family protein, with product MKKMKTYIQLLLIALFLPVLSACDQEDDVIDIFTGKTWYMTYIAVEGQNKMYDFWQNDQDAREKSFKTITGDNYTLVFEGANVNDVAIGTFSGKATSASVNGDWSANGDNRELNITIKNGGGTDGDKYLGKAFMDGLKSAFKYGGDNKNLYIYYKEGQTVKFISFAPQRNSGN from the coding sequence ATGAAAAAGATGAAGACCTATATACAGTTACTGTTAATCGCTCTCTTCTTACCCGTATTGAGCGCTTGTGATCAGGAAGACGATGTCATTGACATCTTCACCGGAAAAACCTGGTACATGACTTACATTGCAGTGGAAGGACAAAACAAAATGTACGACTTCTGGCAAAACGATCAAGATGCCAGAGAAAAAAGTTTTAAGACGATTACAGGAGATAATTACACTTTAGTGTTTGAAGGTGCTAACGTAAACGATGTAGCAATCGGGACTTTTAGCGGGAAAGCCACCAGCGCTTCTGTCAATGGTGACTGGAGTGCAAATGGGGATAATCGGGAATTAAATATTACCATAAAAAATGGAGGAGGTACCGATGGGGATAAGTATTTAGGTAAGGCCTTTATGGACGGACTAAAGAGTGCATTCAAATATGGAGGTGACAATAAGAATCTATATATTTATTACAAAGAGGGACAGACTGTAAAGTTCATCTCTTTCGCTCCACAACGTAACTCAGGTAATTAA
- a CDS encoding M3 family metallopeptidase, which yields MNIIQAQNPFFEKYSTPHGTIPFEKIKTEHYEPAIREGINRHNAEIDAITNNPEAATFANTVAAYEKSGELLNQVSTVFGNLLSAETNDDMQELAKSIMPLLSEHGNNITLNEKLFARIKAVYDQKDQANLTPEQNKLLEKVYNSFVRSGANLEGEAKEQYRALSKELSLLTLQFGENNLKETNDYKLVLTDPAQLAGLPQSAIDAAAETAKEKGVEGWVFTLQAPSYSPFMTYASNRDLRCKLYMAYNTKCTHDNETNNLEIVKKLVNTRLAIAQLLGYSSFAEYNLKERMAENSGNVYKLLDQLLDAYTPTAKQEHAEVEALARQLEGSDFTVMPWDWSYYSHKLKDQKFQIDDEMLRPYFELSKVKEGVFGLATRLYGITFKKNNDIPVYHKDVDAYEVFDKDGKFLSVLYTDFHPREGKRAGAWMTSYKEQWIDEATGENSRPHISIVMNFTNPTKDKPALLTFGELETFLHEFGHSLHGMFANSTYENLSGTNVYWDFVELPSQFMENFAIEKEFLHTFARHYKTGELIPDELVQRIVDSSNFDAAYACLRQVSFGLLDMAWYTRTTPFDGDVKVYEKEAWKKAQILPMVEDACMSTQFSHIFAGGYSAGYYSYKWAEVLDADAFSLFKQKGIFNPEVAASFRENILSKGGTEHPMTLYKRFRGQEPTIDALLIRNGIKK from the coding sequence ATGAATATAATACAGGCTCAAAACCCTTTTTTTGAAAAGTATTCTACGCCTCACGGTACTATCCCGTTTGAAAAGATAAAGACCGAACATTATGAACCCGCCATTCGTGAAGGCATCAACCGTCACAATGCGGAGATCGATGCTATCACCAATAATCCGGAAGCGGCTACATTCGCCAACACGGTCGCTGCTTACGAGAAGTCCGGCGAACTGTTGAACCAAGTCAGCACTGTATTCGGCAATCTGCTGAGTGCGGAAACCAACGATGACATGCAGGAACTGGCAAAATCCATCATGCCGTTGCTGAGCGAACATGGCAATAACATCACTCTGAATGAGAAGTTATTTGCACGCATTAAGGCAGTGTATGACCAGAAAGACCAGGCTAATCTTACTCCCGAGCAAAACAAGCTGCTGGAGAAAGTGTACAATAGCTTTGTTCGCAGTGGAGCTAATCTCGAAGGAGAAGCCAAAGAGCAATACCGTGCTCTGAGCAAAGAACTTAGCTTGCTAACCCTGCAATTCGGAGAAAACAACCTGAAAGAAACCAACGACTATAAACTGGTACTGACAGACCCTGCACAACTTGCCGGCCTGCCGCAAAGCGCCATTGATGCAGCCGCAGAAACTGCCAAAGAAAAAGGCGTGGAAGGATGGGTATTCACTTTGCAGGCCCCCAGCTATAGCCCGTTTATGACGTATGCTAGTAACCGCGATTTGCGCTGTAAGCTTTATATGGCATATAATACCAAATGTACCCATGACAATGAAACCAACAATCTGGAGATTGTAAAGAAGCTTGTTAATACCCGTCTGGCTATTGCGCAACTTTTGGGATACAGCAGTTTTGCTGAATATAACCTGAAAGAGCGAATGGCAGAAAACAGCGGCAATGTATATAAACTGCTGGATCAGCTACTGGATGCTTACACTCCCACCGCCAAGCAAGAACATGCAGAGGTAGAGGCTTTGGCACGCCAACTGGAAGGCAGTGACTTCACAGTAATGCCTTGGGACTGGTCTTATTATTCCCATAAACTGAAAGACCAGAAGTTCCAGATAGATGATGAAATGCTCCGTCCCTATTTTGAACTGAGCAAGGTAAAAGAAGGTGTATTCGGTCTGGCCACCCGCTTGTATGGTATTACTTTCAAGAAAAACAACGATATCCCGGTATACCATAAGGATGTGGATGCATATGAGGTATTTGATAAAGACGGTAAATTCCTGTCCGTGCTCTATACAGATTTCCATCCCAGAGAGGGTAAACGCGCAGGTGCATGGATGACTTCTTATAAAGAGCAATGGATTGACGAGGCAACCGGTGAAAACAGTCGTCCGCACATATCTATCGTGATGAACTTCACCAACCCGACAAAAGACAAACCCGCCTTACTGACATTTGGTGAACTGGAGACATTCCTGCATGAATTTGGGCATAGTCTGCATGGTATGTTCGCGAATTCCACCTATGAAAACCTAAGCGGTACAAATGTATATTGGGACTTTGTGGAACTTCCCTCTCAATTCATGGAGAACTTCGCTATTGAAAAGGAGTTCCTCCACACATTTGCCAGACATTATAAGACTGGAGAACTCATCCCGGACGAATTGGTACAACGCATTGTAGATTCTTCTAATTTCGATGCCGCTTATGCCTGCCTGCGTCAAGTTAGCTTTGGATTACTGGATATGGCATGGTACACCCGTACTACCCCATTTGATGGCGACGTGAAGGTTTATGAAAAAGAAGCATGGAAGAAAGCACAGATTCTTCCTATGGTAGAAGATGCCTGTATGAGTACACAGTTCTCGCATATCTTTGCCGGAGGTTATTCTGCCGGATATTACAGCTACAAATGGGCGGAAGTTCTGGATGCGGATGCTTTCTCACTGTTTAAACAAAAAGGAATCTTCAATCCGGAAGTAGCCGCTTCCTTCAGGGAAAACATTCTTTCCAAAGGAGGAACAGAACACCCGATGACACTATACAAACGCTTTCGCGGACAAGAACCAACTATTGATGCATTATTAATCAGAAATGGAATAAAGAAATGA
- the gap gene encoding type I glyceraldehyde-3-phosphate dehydrogenase: MIKVGINGFGRIGRFVFRAAMKRNDIQIVGINDLCPVDYLAYMLKYDTMHGQFDGTIEADIENSKLIVNGQAIRITAERNPADLKWDAVGAEYVVESTGLFLSKDKAQAHIEAGAKYVVMSAPSKDDTPMFVCGVNEKTYVKGTQFVSNASCTTNCLAPIAKVLNDKFGILDGLMTTVHSTTATQKTVDGPSMKDWRGGRAASGNIIPSSTGAAKAVGKVIPALNGKLTGMSMRVPTLDVSVVDLTVNLAKPATYAEICAAMKEASEGELKGILGYTEDAVVSSDFLGDARTSIFDAKAGIALTDTFVKVVSWYDNEIGYSNKVLDLIAHMASVNN; this comes from the coding sequence ATGATTAAAGTAGGTATTAATGGATTCGGACGTATCGGACGTTTCGTATTCCGCGCTGCAATGAAAAGAAACGATATCCAAATCGTTGGTATTAACGACCTTTGCCCGGTTGACTACTTGGCTTACATGCTGAAGTATGACACTATGCACGGTCAGTTCGACGGAACAATCGAAGCAGATATTGAAAACAGCAAACTGATCGTTAACGGCCAAGCTATCCGCATCACTGCAGAAAGAAACCCGGCTGACTTGAAATGGGATGCTGTAGGTGCAGAATACGTAGTTGAATCTACTGGTTTGTTCCTGAGCAAAGACAAAGCTCAAGCTCACATCGAAGCTGGTGCAAAATACGTGGTAATGTCTGCTCCTTCTAAAGATGACACCCCGATGTTCGTTTGCGGTGTAAACGAAAAAACATACGTGAAAGGTACTCAATTCGTATCTAACGCTTCTTGTACTACTAACTGTTTGGCTCCTATCGCTAAAGTTTTGAACGACAAGTTCGGTATCTTGGATGGTTTGATGACTACAGTTCACTCTACAACTGCTACTCAGAAGACAGTTGACGGTCCTTCTATGAAAGACTGGAGAGGTGGTCGTGCTGCTTCTGGCAACATTATCCCGTCTTCTACTGGTGCTGCTAAAGCTGTAGGTAAAGTAATCCCTGCTTTGAACGGCAAATTGACTGGTATGTCTATGCGTGTTCCGACTTTGGACGTATCTGTAGTTGACTTGACAGTTAACTTGGCAAAACCGGCTACTTACGCTGAAATCTGTGCTGCTATGAAAGAAGCTTCAGAAGGCGAACTGAAGGGAATCCTGGGTTACACTGAAGATGCAGTAGTTTCTTCTGACTTCTTGGGTGACGCTCGTACTTCTATCTTCGATGCAAAAGCTGGTATCGCTTTGACTGATACTTTCGTAAAAGTTGTATCTTGGTATGACAACGAAATCGGTTACTCTAACAAGGTTCTTGACCTGATTGCTCACATGGCTTCAGTTAACAACTAA
- the mscL gene encoding large-conductance mechanosensitive channel protein MscL → MGKSSFLQDFKSFAMKGNVIDMAVGVIIGGAFGKIVSSVVADIIMPPLGLLVGGVNFTDLKWVMKPAEVVDGKEIAAVTLNYGNFLQVTFDFLIIAFSIFLFIKLLTKLTAKKEAEAPAAPPAPPAPSKEEVLLTEIRDILKEKR, encoded by the coding sequence ATGGGAAAAAGTTCATTTTTACAAGATTTTAAATCATTTGCCATGAAAGGCAATGTGATAGACATGGCTGTCGGTGTAATCATCGGTGGCGCGTTTGGTAAAATAGTATCTTCTGTTGTGGCAGATATTATCATGCCGCCTCTTGGTTTATTGGTGGGAGGCGTGAACTTTACGGATCTGAAGTGGGTGATGAAACCTGCTGAAGTTGTGGACGGTAAAGAGATTGCCGCCGTAACCTTGAATTATGGAAATTTCCTGCAAGTGACGTTTGACTTTCTCATTATCGCTTTTTCTATTTTCCTGTTCATCAAGTTGCTGACCAAGCTGACGGCTAAGAAGGAGGCGGAAGCTCCCGCAGCACCTCCTGCTCCTCCCGCACCTAGCAAAGAAGAGGTCTTGCTGACGGAAATCAGGGATATCTTGAAAGAAAAACGATAA
- the guaA gene encoding glutamine-hydrolyzing GMP synthase, producing MQEKIVILDFGSQTTQLIARRVRELNTYCEILPYNKFPEGDESVKGVILSGSPFSVYDESAFKADLSEIRGKYPILGICYGAQFIAYTNGGKVEPAGSREYGRAHLSSFDKDNVLFKNVKENTQVWMSHGDTITVIPSNFKKIASTDKVAIAAYQIENEKVWGVQFHPEVFHSEDGTQMLKNFVVDVCGCKQDWSAASFIETTVAELKEQLGDDKVVLGLSGGVDSSVAAVLLNRAIGKNLTCIFVDHGMLRKNEFKNVLHDYECLGLNVIGVDASAKFFAELAGVTEPEEKRKIIGKGFIEVFDEEAHKIKDVKWLAQGTIYPDCIESLSITGTVIKSHHNVGGLPEKMHLKLCEPLRLLFKDEVRRVGRGLGMPEHLITRHPFPGPGLAVRILGDITPEKVAILQNADDIFIQGLRDWKVKEADGSETSLYHQVWQAGVILLPVQSVGVMGDERTYERAIALRAVTSTDAMTADWAHLPYEFLGKVSNDIINKVKGVNRVTYDISSKPPATIEWE from the coding sequence ATGCAAGAAAAGATTGTCATTCTTGATTTTGGTTCGCAGACTACGCAGCTTATAGCCCGTCGTGTCCGTGAATTGAATACGTATTGCGAAATTTTACCTTATAATAAGTTCCCGGAGGGGGATGAGAGTGTAAAGGGGGTTATTCTTTCAGGAAGCCCGTTCTCTGTATACGATGAAAGTGCATTTAAAGCTGATTTGAGTGAAATTCGTGGAAAGTATCCTATTCTGGGTATCTGCTACGGTGCGCAGTTTATCGCTTATACCAATGGCGGCAAGGTGGAACCTGCCGGAAGTCGTGAGTACGGACGTGCACATTTGAGCTCTTTTGATAAGGATAATGTGCTGTTCAAGAACGTGAAGGAAAATACACAGGTGTGGATGAGCCACGGAGACACAATTACGGTTATCCCTTCCAATTTCAAAAAAATAGCTTCGACGGATAAGGTGGCGATTGCTGCTTATCAGATAGAGAACGAAAAGGTGTGGGGGGTACAGTTCCATCCGGAAGTATTTCACAGCGAAGATGGCACACAGATGCTGAAGAATTTCGTGGTGGATGTTTGCGGTTGCAAACAGGACTGGAGTGCTGCTTCCTTTATTGAAACAACGGTTGCTGAATTGAAGGAACAGTTGGGTGACGATAAGGTGGTCCTCGGTTTGAGCGGTGGTGTGGATTCTTCCGTAGCTGCTGTATTGCTGAACCGTGCTATCGGCAAGAATCTGACTTGTATCTTCGTAGATCACGGTATGCTCCGTAAGAATGAGTTCAAGAATGTACTGCACGATTATGAATGTCTCGGTCTGAATGTTATCGGCGTGGATGCCAGTGCCAAGTTCTTTGCAGAACTGGCAGGTGTAACGGAGCCTGAGGAAAAACGTAAGATTATAGGCAAGGGTTTTATCGAAGTATTTGATGAGGAGGCTCATAAGATTAAAGATGTGAAATGGCTGGCACAGGGTACGATCTATCCTGATTGTATCGAGTCCCTTTCCATTACCGGTACGGTTATTAAGAGTCATCATAATGTAGGCGGTTTACCTGAAAAGATGCACCTGAAACTTTGTGAGCCGCTTCGCTTGTTGTTTAAAGATGAGGTTCGCCGTGTAGGTCGCGGTTTGGGTATGCCTGAACATTTGATTACTCGTCATCCTTTCCCCGGACCGGGTTTGGCTGTACGTATTTTGGGTGATATTACTCCGGAGAAAGTAGCTATTTTGCAAAATGCGGATGATATCTTTATTCAGGGTTTGCGTGACTGGAAAGTGAAAGAAGCTGATGGTAGCGAAACTTCTCTTTATCATCAGGTTTGGCAGGCGGGCGTTATCTTGCTCCCCGTACAATCAGTTGGTGTGATGGGAGATGAACGTACGTATGAACGTGCCATTGCGCTACGCGCTGTGACTTCTACGGATGCTATGACGGCAGACTGGGCACATTTGCCTTACGAATTCCTGGGTAAGGTTTCCAATGATATTATTAATAAGGTGAAAGGGGTGAACCGTGTAACCTATGATATTTCGTCAAAACCGCCTGCAACGATAGAGTGGGAATAA